The Ahaetulla prasina isolate Xishuangbanna chromosome 4, ASM2864084v1, whole genome shotgun sequence genome has a window encoding:
- the SGCE gene encoding epsilon-sarcoglycan isoform X2 codes for MPHRGEGSWFQSQSKPSGAALTTFLLTAFFLYPPAGVNGMIKGKTKYIIKYISSSIKDVEKNVYTILSKVHSDRNVYPSAGVLFVHVLEREYFKGEFPPYAKLGEINNDPITFNTNLMGYPDRPGWLRYIQRTPYSDGVLYGSPTVENMGKPTIIEITAYNRRTFETARHNLIINIMSAEDLLLPYQAEFFIKNMNVEEMLASEVLGDFLGAVKNVWQPERLNAINITSALDRGGRVPLPINDMKEGVYVMVGADVTFSSCLREVENPQNQLRCSQEMEPIITCDKKFRTQFHIDWCKISLVDKTQQISTYQEVIRGEGILPDGGEYKPPSENLKSRDYYSDFLITLAVPSAVALVLFLILAYIMCCRREGVEKRNMQTPDIQLVHHSAIQKSTKELREMAKNREIAWPLSTLPVFHPVTGEIVPPVHPDNYDNTSMPLMQTQQ; via the exons CTTTTTTCTTATACCCTCCTGCTGGCGTAAATGGAATGATTAAAGGGAAGACAAAGTACATCATCAAATATATTAGCAGTAGCATTAAGGATGTTGAGAAAAATG TGTACACAATTCTCTCTAAGGTGCATTCTGATCGAAATGTTTATCCTTCTGCTGGAGTTCTCTTTGTTCATGTTTTGGAGAGAGAATATTTTAAGGGAGAGTTTCCTCCTTATGCAAAGCTTG GTGAGATAAACAATGATCCCATAACATTTAATACGAACCTAATGGGTTACCCTGATAGACCTGGATGGTTGCGTTacatccaaagaacaccatatAGTGATGGTGTGCTCTACGGGTCACCAACTGTAGAAAACATGGGCAAGCCAACTATCATTGAG ATCACTGCTTATAACAGACGTACCTTTGAGACAGCAAGacataatttaattattaatataatgtCAGCAGAAG aTCTTCTTTTGCCATATCAAGCAGAATTCttcattaaaaatatgaatgtagAGGAAATGTTGGCCAGTGAGGTTCttggagactttcttggagccgtGAAAAACGTATGGCAGCCTGAGCGCCTGAATGCCATAAACATCACATCAGCTCTTGATAGGGGAGGCAGAGTGCCCCTTCCTATTAATGACATGAAAGAAGG tgtCTATGTTATGGTTGGTGCAGATGTTACATTTTCCTCCTGCTTACGGGAAGTAGAAAATCCACAAAATCAGCTGAGATGCAGTCAAGAAATGGAACCTATAATAACTTGTGATAAAAAGTTTCGTACTCAGTTTCACATAGATTGGTGTAAAATTTCTTTG GTTGATAAAACACAGCAAATTTCTACTTATCAAGAAGTGATCCGTGGAGAAGGCATATTACCAGATGGTGGCGAATATAAGCCACCTTCTGAGAATCTGAAAAGCAGAGATTATTATTCAGACTTCCTCATTACTTTGGCAGTTCCCTCTGCAGTTGCCCTGGTGCTTTTTCTAATACTTGCTTATATTATGTGCTGCCGGCGGGAAGGAGT ggaaaaGAGAAACATGCAAACACCAGA TATTCAGCTGGTCCATCACAGTGCAATTCAGAAATCCACAAAAGAACTCAGGGAGATGGCAAAAAACAGAGAGATAGCATGGCCACTGTCGACACTTCCTGTTTTTCACCCAGTCACTGGTGAGATTGTACCACCTGTTCACCCAGACAATTATGACAATACTAGCATGCCGCTGATGCAAACACAACA GTAA
- the SGCE gene encoding epsilon-sarcoglycan isoform X1, translating into MPHRGEGSWFQSQSKPSGAALTTFLLTAFFLYPPAGVNGMIKGKTKYIIKYISSSIKDVEKNVYTILSKVHSDRNVYPSAGVLFVHVLEREYFKGEFPPYAKLGEINNDPITFNTNLMGYPDRPGWLRYIQRTPYSDGVLYGSPTVENMGKPTIIEITAYNRRTFETARHNLIINIMSAEDLLLPYQAEFFIKNMNVEEMLASEVLGDFLGAVKNVWQPERLNAINITSALDRGGRVPLPINDMKEGVYVMVGADVTFSSCLREVENPQNQLRCSQEMEPIITCDKKFRTQFHIDWCKISLVDKTQQISTYQEVIRGEGILPDGGEYKPPSENLKSRDYYSDFLITLAVPSAVALVLFLILAYIMCCRREGVEKRNMQTPDIQLVHHSAIQKSTKELREMAKNREIAWPLSTLPVFHPVTGEIVPPVHPDNYDNTSMPLMQTQQNLPHQTQIPQQQTEGKWYP; encoded by the exons CTTTTTTCTTATACCCTCCTGCTGGCGTAAATGGAATGATTAAAGGGAAGACAAAGTACATCATCAAATATATTAGCAGTAGCATTAAGGATGTTGAGAAAAATG TGTACACAATTCTCTCTAAGGTGCATTCTGATCGAAATGTTTATCCTTCTGCTGGAGTTCTCTTTGTTCATGTTTTGGAGAGAGAATATTTTAAGGGAGAGTTTCCTCCTTATGCAAAGCTTG GTGAGATAAACAATGATCCCATAACATTTAATACGAACCTAATGGGTTACCCTGATAGACCTGGATGGTTGCGTTacatccaaagaacaccatatAGTGATGGTGTGCTCTACGGGTCACCAACTGTAGAAAACATGGGCAAGCCAACTATCATTGAG ATCACTGCTTATAACAGACGTACCTTTGAGACAGCAAGacataatttaattattaatataatgtCAGCAGAAG aTCTTCTTTTGCCATATCAAGCAGAATTCttcattaaaaatatgaatgtagAGGAAATGTTGGCCAGTGAGGTTCttggagactttcttggagccgtGAAAAACGTATGGCAGCCTGAGCGCCTGAATGCCATAAACATCACATCAGCTCTTGATAGGGGAGGCAGAGTGCCCCTTCCTATTAATGACATGAAAGAAGG tgtCTATGTTATGGTTGGTGCAGATGTTACATTTTCCTCCTGCTTACGGGAAGTAGAAAATCCACAAAATCAGCTGAGATGCAGTCAAGAAATGGAACCTATAATAACTTGTGATAAAAAGTTTCGTACTCAGTTTCACATAGATTGGTGTAAAATTTCTTTG GTTGATAAAACACAGCAAATTTCTACTTATCAAGAAGTGATCCGTGGAGAAGGCATATTACCAGATGGTGGCGAATATAAGCCACCTTCTGAGAATCTGAAAAGCAGAGATTATTATTCAGACTTCCTCATTACTTTGGCAGTTCCCTCTGCAGTTGCCCTGGTGCTTTTTCTAATACTTGCTTATATTATGTGCTGCCGGCGGGAAGGAGT ggaaaaGAGAAACATGCAAACACCAGA TATTCAGCTGGTCCATCACAGTGCAATTCAGAAATCCACAAAAGAACTCAGGGAGATGGCAAAAAACAGAGAGATAGCATGGCCACTGTCGACACTTCCTGTTTTTCACCCAGTCACTGGTGAGATTGTACCACCTGTTCACCCAGACAATTATGACAATACTAGCATGCCGCTGATGCAAACACAACA gAACCTGCCTCATCAGACTCAGATTCCTCAGCAGCAAACAGAAG GTAAATGGTATCCCTGA
- the SGCE gene encoding epsilon-sarcoglycan isoform X5 yields the protein MPHRGEGSWFQSQSKPSGAALTTFLLTAFFLYPPAGVNGMIKGKTKYIIKYISSSIKDVEKNVYTILSKVHSDRNVYPSAGVLFVHVLEREYFKGEFPPYAKLGEINNDPITFNTNLMGYPDRPGWLRYIQRTPYSDGVLYGSPTVENMGKPTIIEITAYNRRTFETARHNLIINIMSAEDLLLPYQAEFFIKNMNVEEMLASEVLGDFLGAVKNVWQPERLNAINITSALDRGGRVPLPINDMKEGVYVMVGADVTFSSCLREVENPQNQLRCSQEMEPIITCDKKFRTQFHIDWCKISLVDKTQQISTYQEVIRGEGILPDGGEYKPPSENLKSRDYYSDFLITLAVPSAVALVLFLILAYIMCCRREGVEKRNMQTPDIQLVHHSAIQKSTKELREMAKNREIAWPLSTLPVFHPVTGEIVPPVHPDNYDNTSMPLMQTQQNLPHQTQIPQQQTEGEFRMTTFQRLEVNGIPEERKFTEAINL from the exons CTTTTTTCTTATACCCTCCTGCTGGCGTAAATGGAATGATTAAAGGGAAGACAAAGTACATCATCAAATATATTAGCAGTAGCATTAAGGATGTTGAGAAAAATG TGTACACAATTCTCTCTAAGGTGCATTCTGATCGAAATGTTTATCCTTCTGCTGGAGTTCTCTTTGTTCATGTTTTGGAGAGAGAATATTTTAAGGGAGAGTTTCCTCCTTATGCAAAGCTTG GTGAGATAAACAATGATCCCATAACATTTAATACGAACCTAATGGGTTACCCTGATAGACCTGGATGGTTGCGTTacatccaaagaacaccatatAGTGATGGTGTGCTCTACGGGTCACCAACTGTAGAAAACATGGGCAAGCCAACTATCATTGAG ATCACTGCTTATAACAGACGTACCTTTGAGACAGCAAGacataatttaattattaatataatgtCAGCAGAAG aTCTTCTTTTGCCATATCAAGCAGAATTCttcattaaaaatatgaatgtagAGGAAATGTTGGCCAGTGAGGTTCttggagactttcttggagccgtGAAAAACGTATGGCAGCCTGAGCGCCTGAATGCCATAAACATCACATCAGCTCTTGATAGGGGAGGCAGAGTGCCCCTTCCTATTAATGACATGAAAGAAGG tgtCTATGTTATGGTTGGTGCAGATGTTACATTTTCCTCCTGCTTACGGGAAGTAGAAAATCCACAAAATCAGCTGAGATGCAGTCAAGAAATGGAACCTATAATAACTTGTGATAAAAAGTTTCGTACTCAGTTTCACATAGATTGGTGTAAAATTTCTTTG GTTGATAAAACACAGCAAATTTCTACTTATCAAGAAGTGATCCGTGGAGAAGGCATATTACCAGATGGTGGCGAATATAAGCCACCTTCTGAGAATCTGAAAAGCAGAGATTATTATTCAGACTTCCTCATTACTTTGGCAGTTCCCTCTGCAGTTGCCCTGGTGCTTTTTCTAATACTTGCTTATATTATGTGCTGCCGGCGGGAAGGAGT ggaaaaGAGAAACATGCAAACACCAGA TATTCAGCTGGTCCATCACAGTGCAATTCAGAAATCCACAAAAGAACTCAGGGAGATGGCAAAAAACAGAGAGATAGCATGGCCACTGTCGACACTTCCTGTTTTTCACCCAGTCACTGGTGAGATTGTACCACCTGTTCACCCAGACAATTATGACAATACTAGCATGCCGCTGATGCAAACACAACA gAACCTGCCTCATCAGACTCAGATTCCTCAGCAGCAAACAGAAG GAGAATTTCGCATGACAACATTTCAAAGATTGGAG GTAAATGGTATCCCTGAGGAAAGAAAATTTACAGAAGCAATTAATTTGTAA
- the SGCE gene encoding epsilon-sarcoglycan isoform X3 has product MPHRGEGSWFQSQSKPSGAALTTFLLTVYTILSKVHSDRNVYPSAGVLFVHVLEREYFKGEFPPYAKLGEINNDPITFNTNLMGYPDRPGWLRYIQRTPYSDGVLYGSPTVENMGKPTIIEITAYNRRTFETARHNLIINIMSAEDLLLPYQAEFFIKNMNVEEMLASEVLGDFLGAVKNVWQPERLNAINITSALDRGGRVPLPINDMKEGVYVMVGADVTFSSCLREVENPQNQLRCSQEMEPIITCDKKFRTQFHIDWCKISLVDKTQQISTYQEVIRGEGILPDGGEYKPPSENLKSRDYYSDFLITLAVPSAVALVLFLILAYIMCCRREGVEKRNMQTPDIQLVHHSAIQKSTKELREMAKNREIAWPLSTLPVFHPVTGEIVPPVHPDNYDNTSMPLMQTQQNLPHQTQIPQQQTEGKWYP; this is encoded by the exons TGTACACAATTCTCTCTAAGGTGCATTCTGATCGAAATGTTTATCCTTCTGCTGGAGTTCTCTTTGTTCATGTTTTGGAGAGAGAATATTTTAAGGGAGAGTTTCCTCCTTATGCAAAGCTTG GTGAGATAAACAATGATCCCATAACATTTAATACGAACCTAATGGGTTACCCTGATAGACCTGGATGGTTGCGTTacatccaaagaacaccatatAGTGATGGTGTGCTCTACGGGTCACCAACTGTAGAAAACATGGGCAAGCCAACTATCATTGAG ATCACTGCTTATAACAGACGTACCTTTGAGACAGCAAGacataatttaattattaatataatgtCAGCAGAAG aTCTTCTTTTGCCATATCAAGCAGAATTCttcattaaaaatatgaatgtagAGGAAATGTTGGCCAGTGAGGTTCttggagactttcttggagccgtGAAAAACGTATGGCAGCCTGAGCGCCTGAATGCCATAAACATCACATCAGCTCTTGATAGGGGAGGCAGAGTGCCCCTTCCTATTAATGACATGAAAGAAGG tgtCTATGTTATGGTTGGTGCAGATGTTACATTTTCCTCCTGCTTACGGGAAGTAGAAAATCCACAAAATCAGCTGAGATGCAGTCAAGAAATGGAACCTATAATAACTTGTGATAAAAAGTTTCGTACTCAGTTTCACATAGATTGGTGTAAAATTTCTTTG GTTGATAAAACACAGCAAATTTCTACTTATCAAGAAGTGATCCGTGGAGAAGGCATATTACCAGATGGTGGCGAATATAAGCCACCTTCTGAGAATCTGAAAAGCAGAGATTATTATTCAGACTTCCTCATTACTTTGGCAGTTCCCTCTGCAGTTGCCCTGGTGCTTTTTCTAATACTTGCTTATATTATGTGCTGCCGGCGGGAAGGAGT ggaaaaGAGAAACATGCAAACACCAGA TATTCAGCTGGTCCATCACAGTGCAATTCAGAAATCCACAAAAGAACTCAGGGAGATGGCAAAAAACAGAGAGATAGCATGGCCACTGTCGACACTTCCTGTTTTTCACCCAGTCACTGGTGAGATTGTACCACCTGTTCACCCAGACAATTATGACAATACTAGCATGCCGCTGATGCAAACACAACA gAACCTGCCTCATCAGACTCAGATTCCTCAGCAGCAAACAGAAG GTAAATGGTATCCCTGA
- the SGCE gene encoding epsilon-sarcoglycan isoform X4, with translation MGYPDRPGWLRYIQRTPYSDGVLYGSPTVENMGKPTIIEITAYNRRTFETARHNLIINIMSAEDLLLPYQAEFFIKNMNVEEMLASEVLGDFLGAVKNVWQPERLNAINITSALDRGGRVPLPINDMKEGVYVMVGADVTFSSCLREVENPQNQLRCSQEMEPIITCDKKFRTQFHIDWCKISLVDKTQQISTYQEVIRGEGILPDGGEYKPPSENLKSRDYYSDFLITLAVPSAVALVLFLILAYIMCCRREGVEKRNMQTPDIQLVHHSAIQKSTKELREMAKNREIAWPLSTLPVFHPVTGEIVPPVHPDNYDNTSMPLMQTQQNLPHQTQIPQQQTEGKWYP, from the exons ATGGGTTACCCTGATAGACCTGGATGGTTGCGTTacatccaaagaacaccatatAGTGATGGTGTGCTCTACGGGTCACCAACTGTAGAAAACATGGGCAAGCCAACTATCATTGAG ATCACTGCTTATAACAGACGTACCTTTGAGACAGCAAGacataatttaattattaatataatgtCAGCAGAAG aTCTTCTTTTGCCATATCAAGCAGAATTCttcattaaaaatatgaatgtagAGGAAATGTTGGCCAGTGAGGTTCttggagactttcttggagccgtGAAAAACGTATGGCAGCCTGAGCGCCTGAATGCCATAAACATCACATCAGCTCTTGATAGGGGAGGCAGAGTGCCCCTTCCTATTAATGACATGAAAGAAGG tgtCTATGTTATGGTTGGTGCAGATGTTACATTTTCCTCCTGCTTACGGGAAGTAGAAAATCCACAAAATCAGCTGAGATGCAGTCAAGAAATGGAACCTATAATAACTTGTGATAAAAAGTTTCGTACTCAGTTTCACATAGATTGGTGTAAAATTTCTTTG GTTGATAAAACACAGCAAATTTCTACTTATCAAGAAGTGATCCGTGGAGAAGGCATATTACCAGATGGTGGCGAATATAAGCCACCTTCTGAGAATCTGAAAAGCAGAGATTATTATTCAGACTTCCTCATTACTTTGGCAGTTCCCTCTGCAGTTGCCCTGGTGCTTTTTCTAATACTTGCTTATATTATGTGCTGCCGGCGGGAAGGAGT ggaaaaGAGAAACATGCAAACACCAGA TATTCAGCTGGTCCATCACAGTGCAATTCAGAAATCCACAAAAGAACTCAGGGAGATGGCAAAAAACAGAGAGATAGCATGGCCACTGTCGACACTTCCTGTTTTTCACCCAGTCACTGGTGAGATTGTACCACCTGTTCACCCAGACAATTATGACAATACTAGCATGCCGCTGATGCAAACACAACA gAACCTGCCTCATCAGACTCAGATTCCTCAGCAGCAAACAGAAG GTAAATGGTATCCCTGA